Proteins from a genomic interval of Rhipicephalus microplus isolate Deutch F79 chromosome 6, USDA_Rmic, whole genome shotgun sequence:
- the LOC119166744 gene encoding tetraspanin-33-like has product MPRQDSLTPTEVNPWTRYPVILVNLGIFVIATVFVCMCVYSIYLRWDDVSVGRGTPLVSLVVNVDVPLLAFVAYLSFVASLGFLGALRENICCLYCYDWMLFVMMCTCSVAFVLLIIMPFLATRDLQSVVSIELIERYRDNADFTRLVDYIQSQYKCCGVTEAAYLDWNSNIYFNCSKTNPSAERCSVPPSCCREPEKQSLESVLQRRFCGRNVLSMGETEAWSKVFYISDACQ; this is encoded by the exons ATGCCAAGGCAGGACTCACTGACGCCGACAGAAGTCAATCCATGGACTCGGTACCCGGTCATCCTAGTCAATCTGGGCATCTTTGTTATCGCCACTGTGTTCGTCTGCATGTGT GTGTACTCCATTTACCTGCGATGGGACGACGTGTCAGTGGGCCGCGGCACGCCGCTGGTCAGCCTCGTGGTCAACGTCGACGTGCCGCTGCTGGCGTTTGTCGCGTACCTGAGCTTCGTCGCCTCGCTCGGCTTCCTGGGAGCCCTGAGGGAGAACATCTGCTGCCTCTACTGCTACGACTGGATGCTCTTCGTCATGATGTGCACCTGCAGCGTGGCTTTCGTCCTGCTCATCATCATGCCGTTCCTCGCCACCAGG GACCTGCAGAGTGTCGTTAGCATTGAACTGATCGAGCGCTACAGAGACAATGCAGACTTTACGCGGCTCGTCGACTATATTCAG TCCCAGTACAAGTGCTGCGGCGTTACCGAGGCCGCGTACCTGGACTGGAACAGCAACATCTACTTCAACTGCTCGAAGACGAACCCGAGCGCCGAGCGCTGTTCGGTGCCTCCGTCTTGCTGCCGAGAACCCGAGAAGCAGAGCTTGGAGTCGGTGCTCCAGCGGCGCTTCTGCGGCCGCAACGTGCTATCCATGGGCGAAACCGAGGCCTGGTCGAAG GTTTTCTACATCTCAGACGCTTGCCAATGA